In one Pempheris klunzingeri isolate RE-2024b chromosome 8, fPemKlu1.hap1, whole genome shotgun sequence genomic region, the following are encoded:
- the cndp1 gene encoding LOW QUALITY PROTEIN: cytosolic non-specific dipeptidase (The sequence of the model RefSeq protein was modified relative to this genomic sequence to represent the inferred CDS: deleted 1 base in 1 codon), producing the protein MSGQQRGATVACLPEETVTHSSDKEKMNFPVLPSILLAISTVHAFQYTELAQYIDSHQEEYVETLRDWVAVESDSSNVLKRPDLHRMMDMVAEKLRLMKGTVELVDIGNQELPDGQTLALPKVATAQFGSDPNKHTVCVYGHVDVQPAKLEDGWATDPYNLTDINGNLYGRGASDNKAPVLAWIHAVEAYQALNMELPVNVKFVIEGMEETGSNGLDAMILAQRDTFFSDVDYIIISDCGWLSRRPALTYGTRGNCYFYAEVEGPKQDLHSGVYGGTVIEPMTDLVGILDTLISPSGKILIPGIREAVAPLSDEEWKMYQDIEFDIDNYKNKIGVNQLMYSNKVDLLAHMWRYPTVSIHGIEGAFSDPGTKTVIPAKVTAKFSIRQVPNMDPAMVKKQVTDYLNSVFAKRKSPNKLKVTMVIGAKPWLADTQHSLYEVGKAAVKRVFNMEPDLIREGGTIPIARTFQDVTGKSIIMMPIGGFDDGLHSQNEKMSRYNYIEGTKLFIAYLNEVSQIKKTSV; encoded by the exons ATGTCCGGGCAGCAACGCGGGGCCAcagtc gcctgcctgcctgaggAGACTGTCACACACTcctcagacaaagaaaag ATGAATTTTCCAGTCCTGCCCTCCATCCTGCTGGCCATTTCAACTGTACATGCTTTCCAGTACACAGAGCTGGCGCAGTACATTGACAGCCATCAAGAGGAATATGTGGAG actCTGCGGGACTGGGTTGCAGTCGAAAGCGACTCCAGCAACGTCTTGAAGAGACCAGACCTACACCGCATGATGGATATGGTGGCTGAGAAGCTGAGGCTGATGAAAGGGACCGTAGAGCTGGTGGACATCGGAAACCAAGAA CTTCCTGACGGGCAGACGTTAGCGCTGCCTAAAGTGGCGACAGCTCAGTTTGGCAGCGACCCAAAcaagcacacagtgtgtgtttacggCCATGTGGACGTCCAGCCAGCGAAGCTAGAGGACGGCTGGGCAACAGATCCCTACAACCTGACTGACATAAATG GTAACCTTTACGGAAGAGGAGCATCTGACAACAAGGCCCCAGTTTTAGCCTGGATCCATGCAGTGGAGGCTTACCAGGCCCTCAATATG GAGCTGCCAGTGAACGTGAAGTTTGTCATTGAGGGCATGGAGGAGACGGGCTCTAACGGCCTGGACGCCATGATCCTGGCCCAGAGAGACACCTTCTTCTCTGACGTGGATTACATCATCATCTCAGACTGCGGCTGGCTCAGCAGACGGCCCGCCCTCACCTACGGCACCAGAGGCAACTGCTATTTCTATGCGGAG GTTGAAGGACCTAAACAGGACTTACACTCTGGTGTTTACGGAGGCACCGTGATCGAACCCATGACTGACCTCGTTGGCATTCTTG ACACACTGATCAGCCCCAGCGGGAAGATCCTGATTCCTGGGATCAGGGAGGCAGTGGCTCCCCTCTCCGATGAGGAATGGAAGATGTACCAGGACATCGAATTTGACATCGACAACTATAAGAACAAGATCGGCGTCAACCAGCTCATGTACAGCAACAAG GTGGACTTATTGGCCCACATGTGGCGCTACCCCACTGTCTCCATCCATGGCATTGAGGGGGCCTTCTCTGACCCTGGCACAAAGACTGTCATCCCTGCTAAGGTTACAGCTAAGTTCTCCATCAGACAAGTTCCCAACATGGACCCCGCTATGGTGAAGAAACAG GTAACAGACTACCTTAACTCAGTGTTTGCCAAGAGGAAGAGTCCTAACAAGCTGAAAGTCACTATGGTGATCGGGGCCAAGCCGTGGCTGGCTGACACTCAGCATTCTCTCTATGAGGTTGGGAAGGCTGCTGTCAAGAGAG TTTTCAACATGGAGCCTGATCTGATCCGTGAGGGTGGGACCATCCCTATTGCCAGAACCTTCCAGGACGTGACGGGGAAAAGCATCATCATGATGCCCATCGGAGGCTTTGATGACGGGCTGCACTCCcagaatgagaaaatgagcag GTACAACTACATTGAGGGAACCAAGTTATTCATCGCCTACCTGAACGAAGTGTCGCAGATTAAGAAGACCAGCGTGTGA